The segment GATATAATCTATACCGGTAAGGATTTTTTTTATAAAAGTCCTGGTGATATTCTTCTGCGGCATAGAATGTCGCTGCAGGGGTAATTTCCGTATAGATTGTATCGAATTTTCCTGAATCGATCAGTGCCTGCTTTGAGCGTTCGGCCAGCTTTTTTTGCTCTTCGTTGTGGTAGAAAATCCCCGTGCGATACTGATTGCCTTTATCGCAAAACTGCCTGTCCTTAACTGTTGGATCGATGTTATGCCAGAAGGCATCGAGCAATTCAGCATAACTGATTTTATTGGGATCATAAACAACCTGAACCGCCTCGGCGTGTCCGGTGTTACCTGCTGAAACCTCTTCGTACGTTGGATTTTCTTTATTGCCGCCGGTATAACCTGAGGTGGTTGATAGAACTCCGTTCAGTTCATCAAAGGGAGGCTCCATGCACCAAAAACAGCCGCCTGCAAATGTTGCCGTGGCAAGCTGTGAACTGTTTCCTTTGCCTGCATCCCCATAGAGATAACTGAATGACCCTAAGGCAATAAGACAACTTATGAGCGTTAAGTACAGGAACTTATATTTTTTATTTTTCATGGCTTTAAACCTGCTTATAAGATTGTAAAGAGTTACGGAAGAGGATCGGTAGTATCAAATGAATAATTTTTTACTTATCCATCATCTCCTTATACATCATTTCCATCATTTTTTGATACATATCCATCATGGCTTTCTGGTGTTCCATTTGCATGGCCATCATTTTTTCCATCATTTCCTTCATCTTCTTTTTGTCTTCCGGGTCCATTTTTTCCATCATTCCATGCATCATTGGCATCATCGGCATCATACCACCCATCATTCCATGCATCATTGGCATCATACCACCCATCATTGGTGTCATTGGCATCATACCACCCATCATTGGTGTCATCCCGTGCAACATGCAACACATCTTCATTTCCTTTTTCATTGGTTCTTTTTCTTTTATTTGCGCCATTGTATTCAATGAACAAACGAATATGATAATCATACAAATTACCAATCCTTTTACCATTTTCATGTTTTTCCCCTCCATAAAAAGTACCTGATATGTTATGCACAACATGGTATTCCGATCCTCTTCCAAAATAATCAGAATACATAAAATAAAAAAGCCTTACTGCAAAGATATTCAAATAAACACATCTTCGGCAGTAAGGCTGTCTTTTTACGAGATGATTCAAACGTTTTACCTGTTAAATCACTCCGAAAGATCCTTTGCTTTGCGTCCCCTGATTACTCAAGGTTTGCCTGTATCGGAATGTTTTCTATTTGTAACAATTTAGTTTTTTGAAAAAGTAGGGGCGAAGCATTTGCTATAGATTGGTATAATGCGTTTATATCCAAACCGGCAAAATGCTTCGCCCCTACACTGTGCGGTAAACATCGCTATTATTAGCATTTTGCAAAAAACTAAATTGTTACTTCTATTTTATCTTTCGATATGATGAGTGGATCGTTCTCTATTGTTTGAGTTTGAATTCTTTTTGTGTTTTACAATCTGTAGGAATATGAATTTCTGAAGCAGGTAAAAGAAAAATAAATGCTAAGGTGTTTATACTTCTATTTAGAGGTATTTGTCAAGGAAATTATCATACCCCAACGCCGTTCATCTAAGACAAAAATACCTTTTTTGAGTGAGACCGGATTCCCCGGAAAACATAAGGAAACGGATCCCGGGCTAATGGGGCAGATATTGGCGGATTATCCGGAATATCGTAAAAATTCGGATATCGATTTGTTTTATGCTTTTTCCGTATGCAATCGAAAATAAATAAACCAGAATACGGCAGCTATTAATATCGTCCCACCTACAATATTTCCCAAGGTAACCGGCAAGAGGTTATATATAAAAAAGCCTTTCCAGGTAATATTGGATATATCCAGTGCGTTGCCTGCCATTTTTCCGGCTGTATCAATAACACCCTGATTTTCCCGTAACGCTATCCCCATCGGGATATAATACATATTTGAGACACATTGTTCAAAACCACTGGCAACAAACCCACCGATAGGGAACACAATTGAAAGAATTTTGTCCGCTGTACTCCTTCCGCTAAAGGATAACCAAACAGCAAGGCATATCAACGCATTGCAAAGGACTCCACGAACAAACGCCTCAACAAAAGACAGATTCACCTTCCTGTGAGCGATAAGCAGCGCTTGTGCACCGACCATATTATTGAAAAATTCCCACTGATGCGTTGCATACATCAGGCACACAATAAAAAGACTCCCTAATAAATTTCCAAGGTATATGAAAAGCCAGTTTGCAAGAAGCTCATAGAGAGTGACTTTTTTGTCAGCAAAACCGATAATACCGATACAGTTGCCGGTAAAGACTTCCGCACCTCCAATAACTACCAATATGAACCCGAGAGTATATACCGTTCCTTCAATAAGAGAGGTAAGCCCATCGTGCAGGCTTGAGTCACTTATTACTAATGTGGAAAATTGTGCCCCAAGACCCAAAAAAATCCCGGCTAAAACGCCCAGCAAAAATGTTCTTAAAGGGTTTAAGCCTACCTTCTGGATCGTTATGTTGCTAATTGCTGATGCAATTTTATATGGCTCATAAGTATCTATCCTGATTAGCCGGACAGGGTATTGAACATCATCTTCTTTCACATTACTGTTTGCAAGGTAAAGATTATAAATCCTGGAGAATTTTGAAAGATTACAATCCGGCAAGCACTGCTATTTTACAGTCTTTTCAATTTA is part of the Candidatus Jettenia sp. AMX2 genome and harbors:
- a CDS encoding formate/nitrite transporter family protein: MKEDDVQYPVRLIRIDTYEPYKIASAISNITIQKVGLNPLRTFLLGVLAGIFLGLGAQFSTLVISDSSLHDGLTSLIEGTVYTLGFILVVIGGAEVFTGNCIGIIGFADKKVTLYELLANWLFIYLGNLLGSLFIVCLMYATHQWEFFNNMVGAQALLIAHRKVNLSFVEAFVRGVLCNALICLAVWLSFSGRSTADKILSIVFPIGGFVASGFEQCVSNMYYIPMGIALRENQGVIDTAGKMAGNALDISNITWKGFFIYNLLPVTLGNIVGGTILIAAVFWFIYFRLHTEKA
- the msrA gene encoding peptide-methionine (S)-S-oxide reductase MsrA; translation: MKNKKYKFLYLTLISCLIALGSFSYLYGDAGKGNSSQLATATFAGGCFWCMEPPFDELNGVLSTTSGYTGGNKENPTYEEVSAGNTGHAEAVQVVYDPNKISYAELLDAFWHNIDPTVKDRQFCDKGNQYRTGIFYHNEEQKKLAERSKQALIDSGKFDTIYTEITPAATFYAAEEYHQDFYKKNPYRYRLYRYACGRDKRLQELWGDSK